The following are from one region of the Polyangiaceae bacterium genome:
- a CDS encoding dual specificity protein phosphatase family protein: MTDTPVFEIVDGGLCGPESNLFSGLSWKVEAGRVTALIGPAGVGKSLILRSLAGALPSDWQRKGRWSYAGADTPPTDDLFWLRQLPRGNSQPWDVDDLIKQISAHRVAFLDEPERCLERSQLQELGNALRSYTGTTILVTHDVAFAHEFSHRVALLCAGRLFADDTTACVFENPPNELTARFIRDGNCWPRPEAEAPPSHFKWVIPGALAGMGKPGLLAPLEDELAAIAMAGISMLLTLTNESFSPSELSPFGLEARHFPIEDMGIPTVSNAIRLCRTIEKALERGDRVAVHCHAGLGRTGSMLAAYLIYKGSTAEEAIAKVREVRPGYIQSQAQLDFLTRFEVDCR, from the coding sequence ATGACCGATACACCAGTGTTCGAGATCGTAGACGGCGGGCTTTGCGGACCAGAGTCGAACCTCTTCAGCGGACTATCGTGGAAAGTAGAGGCAGGACGAGTCACCGCGCTGATTGGCCCCGCGGGAGTCGGCAAGAGCTTGATCTTGCGCAGCTTGGCCGGAGCTTTGCCATCGGACTGGCAGCGCAAGGGTCGCTGGTCATACGCCGGCGCTGATACGCCGCCGACAGACGACTTGTTCTGGCTTCGTCAGTTACCTCGCGGCAACAGCCAACCTTGGGACGTCGATGACCTCATCAAACAGATCAGCGCCCACAGAGTCGCCTTCCTGGACGAACCTGAGCGCTGTCTCGAGCGGTCCCAGCTTCAGGAACTGGGCAACGCCCTGCGTTCGTATACCGGTACCACCATCCTCGTCACCCATGACGTAGCTTTCGCTCACGAGTTCTCGCACCGCGTGGCACTGCTGTGCGCCGGCCGTCTATTCGCCGATGACACAACCGCCTGCGTCTTCGAAAACCCTCCAAACGAGCTCACGGCCCGCTTCATTCGCGACGGCAACTGCTGGCCACGCCCCGAAGCCGAAGCACCACCAAGCCACTTCAAATGGGTGATCCCGGGTGCCCTCGCCGGCATGGGCAAGCCAGGTCTGTTGGCTCCGCTGGAGGACGAGCTAGCCGCAATCGCCATGGCCGGAATTTCGATGTTGCTCACCCTCACCAACGAAAGCTTCTCACCCAGCGAGCTCAGCCCCTTTGGGCTGGAAGCACGTCACTTTCCCATCGAAGACATGGGTATCCCCACGGTAAGCAATGCGATTCGCCTGTGCCGTACCATCGAGAAGGCGCTCGAGCGCGGAGACCGCGTTGCCGTTCACTGCCACGCCGGTCTCGGGCGAACCGGCTCGATGCTGGCAGCCTACCTCATCTACAAGGGCAGCACGGCGGAGGAGGCAATCGCGAAAGTGCGCGAGGTGCGGCCGGGGTACATTCAATCCCAAGCGCAACTCGACTTCCTGACGCGCTTCGAAGTGGACTGCCGCTAG
- a CDS encoding metallophosphoesterase family protein, which translates to MRVGVIADVHANLAALDAVLAALRTQDVSEVICLGDIVGYNAQPRECVDRVASACSATVFGNHDHDIQNPATTMGTRAVARMVQTWTRERLDSSQLDWLASLPNHLIHEQGFIAVHGCYLNDHHYSGYVTSTMMPANLERIAAREDWPNIGLVGHTHTAVAAWLYAGQVIERADAVCEWPAQAKAVLLNPGSVGQPRDGDWRASFGVLEVDRNRFEIHRTEYDLESTIAAINAAGLPAELGERLKEGQ; encoded by the coding sequence ATGCGCGTCGGGGTCATTGCAGACGTACACGCGAATCTCGCCGCTCTGGATGCGGTGCTCGCGGCACTGCGGACCCAGGACGTAAGCGAAGTCATCTGCCTCGGAGATATCGTGGGGTACAACGCTCAACCCCGCGAGTGCGTAGACCGAGTAGCCAGCGCGTGCTCAGCGACGGTCTTTGGCAATCACGACCACGACATTCAAAACCCAGCAACCACGATGGGCACCCGCGCCGTTGCCCGGATGGTGCAGACGTGGACGAGGGAACGGCTCGACTCGAGTCAGCTTGACTGGCTCGCCTCGCTCCCCAATCACCTGATTCACGAGCAAGGCTTCATCGCGGTACACGGCTGCTACCTCAACGATCACCACTACTCGGGTTACGTCACCTCGACGATGATGCCGGCAAACCTGGAGCGAATCGCAGCCCGTGAGGACTGGCCGAACATCGGCCTGGTCGGACACACGCATACTGCCGTCGCCGCGTGGCTCTACGCCGGACAGGTCATCGAAAGGGCCGACGCAGTCTGCGAGTGGCCAGCACAAGCCAAAGCCGTGCTACTCAATCCCGGTTCCGTAGGGCAACCTCGCGACGGCGACTGGCGAGCGAGCTTCGGCGTACTCGAGGTCGATCGCAATCGCTTCGAGATTCACCGTACGGAGTACGACCTCGAAAGCACGATCGCCGCGATCAACGCTGCTGGTCTACCCGCGGAGCTCGGAGAACGTCTGAAGGAGGGACAATGA
- a CDS encoding response regulator — translation MTSVLVVDDDQQLVSAISRDLRANGYDVLSASSVDGALQQLEAAVSDVVLTDLRMAEADGIDLLLAIRERGLSSRPILMSAYATARDHQKAVELGAVRVLCKPFGSRELLDAIQQAIDCATGFRGTIHGLSLIDMLQMFHYGRRSITLRVDDTIPGQIHFEDGEIVHAEHGESTGEEALKAILAMPTGSLSTGAFQSGSTTIERSFQSLLLDLLRSVDEQQRDDAELDLGEADFFGAALEGENEEEAMMGKIDEACKEVVNNVDGAVACGVVDLDTGMLLGIHNSAQYTQTLNEVVAAATMDLFRGPNVGRVEQMVRAHRGIPEDGEHYFQEVHITSANNYHFAKTMKGGKAVMMLVTKKTTNIGMGWAELKAALPRVEPLVP, via the coding sequence GTGACTTCGGTGCTCGTAGTCGACGACGACCAGCAACTCGTGTCCGCCATCTCGCGCGACCTTCGAGCCAACGGATACGACGTACTCTCTGCGTCATCCGTCGATGGTGCGCTGCAACAGCTCGAAGCGGCAGTATCGGACGTCGTGCTCACTGATCTGCGCATGGCAGAGGCCGACGGCATCGACCTGTTGCTTGCCATACGGGAACGAGGACTGAGCAGTCGGCCAATCCTGATGAGCGCCTACGCTACCGCACGGGATCATCAGAAGGCCGTCGAGCTCGGCGCAGTGCGGGTGCTGTGCAAGCCCTTCGGTTCACGAGAACTACTCGATGCAATCCAGCAGGCCATTGATTGCGCAACCGGATTCCGCGGCACTATCCACGGCCTCAGCTTGATCGACATGCTCCAGATGTTCCACTACGGGCGGCGCTCGATCACGCTGCGGGTCGACGACACGATCCCAGGACAAATCCACTTCGAAGACGGCGAGATCGTACATGCGGAGCATGGCGAATCGACGGGTGAAGAAGCGTTGAAGGCGATCTTGGCGATGCCCACCGGATCGCTCAGTACGGGAGCGTTTCAGAGCGGGTCCACGACCATCGAACGCTCCTTTCAATCTCTCTTGCTCGACCTGTTGCGGTCAGTCGACGAACAACAACGCGACGACGCCGAACTCGACCTCGGCGAAGCAGATTTCTTCGGAGCGGCGCTCGAAGGGGAAAACGAAGAGGAAGCCATGATGGGGAAGATTGATGAGGCCTGTAAGGAAGTGGTGAACAACGTGGATGGCGCTGTCGCGTGCGGTGTCGTTGACCTCGACACAGGCATGTTGCTGGGCATCCACAACTCGGCTCAGTACACGCAAACCCTGAACGAGGTCGTAGCCGCGGCCACGATGGACCTCTTCAGAGGTCCAAACGTCGGGCGCGTCGAGCAAATGGTGCGAGCTCACCGGGGCATCCCCGAAGACGGCGAGCACTACTTCCAAGAAGTGCACATCACGTCGGCCAACAACTACCACTTCGCGAAAACGATGAAGGGCGGAAAGGCCGTGATGATGTTGGTAACCAAAAAGACCACGAACATTGGCATGGGATGGGCCGAGCTCAAGGCGGCCCTTCCCAGAGTGGAACCTTTGGTGCCGTGA
- a CDS encoding HAMP domain-containing histidine kinase: MTDFDGLHLDLAQVGAALAVCDRNGRVVGLSAQAKSTFERVGIDCDSVPFALPHSLWTQLGNLQLGDATEWSPEHDPGTYLGCSPYLLGDSHLLLVMREVSDKRLKLSRALHRQRLESTGKLVAAIAHDLRAPLSSIVYNAELLTQQNTLEEMELREVVHDIRIACRRLKRTIDGLLDYARLGPQVEIDLSLKETLERVGSFVRPLLRDGKHSLAFTVGPGAEWVRGNPIVIEQVFVNLVVNATEAKGERAHIEIEADSSGGSLVRVCVRDDGPGVPAQLRDRIFEPFFTTKTKGTGLGLTTSRQAVRDLQGDLVLEPSDTGTSIVVLLPKGQPVAEGTAEL; the protein is encoded by the coding sequence ATGACTGACTTCGACGGACTGCATCTAGACCTCGCGCAAGTGGGCGCAGCCCTTGCGGTGTGCGACCGCAATGGACGGGTGGTTGGTCTGAGCGCACAAGCGAAGTCGACCTTCGAGCGGGTGGGCATCGACTGCGACTCCGTTCCGTTTGCGCTTCCCCACTCGCTGTGGACACAGCTCGGCAACCTGCAGCTCGGGGACGCAACCGAGTGGTCACCGGAGCACGACCCGGGCACGTACCTCGGCTGTTCGCCGTACCTCCTGGGCGATAGCCATTTGCTGTTGGTGATGCGCGAGGTCTCAGACAAGCGCCTCAAGCTCTCGCGCGCACTACATCGTCAACGGCTCGAGAGCACCGGCAAGCTCGTCGCTGCGATCGCACACGACCTTCGCGCTCCGCTTTCGAGCATTGTCTACAACGCGGAACTCCTCACTCAGCAAAACACGCTGGAGGAGATGGAGCTTCGCGAGGTCGTTCACGACATCCGCATCGCCTGTCGGCGCTTGAAGCGGACCATAGACGGCCTCCTCGACTACGCGCGACTTGGACCTCAGGTCGAGATCGACCTCTCGCTGAAGGAGACCCTGGAGCGCGTCGGTTCCTTCGTTCGGCCGCTGCTCCGCGACGGCAAACACAGCCTGGCGTTCACCGTAGGACCGGGAGCTGAGTGGGTGAGGGGAAACCCGATTGTCATCGAACAAGTCTTCGTGAACCTGGTGGTGAACGCCACGGAAGCAAAAGGAGAGCGCGCTCACATCGAGATCGAGGCGGACTCATCTGGTGGGTCGCTGGTGCGCGTGTGCGTTCGAGACGACGGTCCAGGTGTGCCAGCCCAGCTCCGCGATCGCATCTTTGAACCATTCTTCACTACGAAGACCAAGGGCACCGGACTGGGACTCACTACCTCGCGGCAAGCCGTGCGCGACCTGCAAGGCGATCTAGTGCTCGAACCGAGCGACACCGGCACCAGCATCGTCGTGCTGCTGCCGAAAGGACAACCCGTAGCGGAAGGGACTGCTGAGCTGTGA
- a CDS encoding sigma-54-dependent Fis family transcriptional regulator — MDDDPAIVRYLRHGFERRGYRVTTATDGVDAIELLRKQSFDGLVLDLHMSEMDGWSVIQQLKCFPAAPLTILLSGYIDVPATVTAVRAGVYDVVEKPVTIDDLDRRFRKGWQGTDNADPAPRHVEPLRDAADRILGETQGVRHVRNQVRSVARFPDLSVLIMGETGTGKELVAEAIHKLTHEEQPFASFNCAAIPEALFESELFGHEPGSFTGARGTRVGLLESAGSGSVFLDEVGEMPLALQPKLLRALETRRFRRLGGTRDIPLRARVISATNRVLDQSDSEMRSDLYFRLAGFTIFTLPLRERFADIEPLALHLLQAFAARYPGVPTQLSQAAGDVLRQHDWPGNVRELKLVIEHTAVIAGGAVIEAEDLQRAMRQRSSHNPQSGKFPVFNSGEHQSDVRGLRDVERDMIVAAYEGSAHNLSLAARSLGIPRSTLRDKLRKYGFR, encoded by the coding sequence GTGGATGACGATCCGGCAATCGTGCGCTACCTGCGCCACGGCTTCGAGCGCCGGGGTTATCGGGTCACGACCGCAACGGACGGGGTGGACGCGATTGAATTGTTGAGGAAGCAGTCGTTCGATGGCCTGGTCCTCGACTTGCATATGTCCGAGATGGACGGCTGGAGCGTCATCCAGCAGCTAAAATGTTTCCCTGCGGCACCGTTGACAATCCTGCTCTCGGGCTATATCGACGTCCCAGCCACTGTCACGGCAGTGCGCGCCGGCGTGTATGACGTCGTCGAGAAGCCAGTGACCATCGACGATCTAGACCGCAGGTTCCGCAAGGGCTGGCAAGGGACGGACAACGCGGATCCAGCGCCCCGCCACGTGGAACCGCTGAGGGATGCCGCCGATCGCATCCTCGGGGAAACTCAAGGTGTTCGCCACGTGCGAAATCAAGTGCGTAGCGTTGCACGTTTCCCCGATCTCTCCGTGCTGATCATGGGGGAGACTGGAACCGGAAAGGAGCTCGTCGCCGAAGCCATCCACAAGCTGACGCACGAGGAACAACCGTTCGCGTCGTTCAACTGTGCAGCTATCCCGGAGGCGCTCTTCGAAAGCGAGCTGTTTGGCCACGAACCCGGTTCGTTCACCGGCGCCCGGGGGACACGCGTCGGTCTGCTCGAGTCCGCTGGGTCTGGCAGCGTGTTCCTGGATGAAGTTGGGGAGATGCCCCTCGCGCTGCAGCCCAAGCTGCTTCGGGCGCTTGAAACGCGGCGCTTTCGCAGACTCGGGGGCACGCGAGACATCCCCCTCCGCGCGCGTGTGATCAGCGCCACCAACCGCGTGCTCGATCAGAGCGACTCGGAGATGCGCTCGGACCTCTACTTCCGACTCGCTGGGTTCACCATTTTCACGCTGCCCTTGAGGGAGCGCTTCGCCGACATCGAGCCGCTGGCCTTGCATCTGCTACAGGCGTTCGCCGCGCGTTATCCCGGCGTCCCCACGCAGTTGAGCCAGGCCGCGGGTGATGTACTTCGCCAACACGACTGGCCTGGCAACGTGCGCGAGTTGAAGCTGGTGATCGAGCACACCGCGGTGATCGCAGGTGGTGCGGTGATTGAAGCAGAGGACCTTCAGCGGGCCATGCGCCAGAGGAGCTCCCACAACCCGCAGTCTGGGAAGTTTCCTGTCTTCAATTCCGGCGAACACCAATCGGACGTGCGTGGGTTGAGAGACGTCGAGCGCGATATGATCGTCGCCGCGTACGAGGGCAGCGCTCACAACCTGAGCCTGGCTGCCCGCAGTCTCGGCATCCCTCGCTCCACCCTGCGTGACAAGCTGCGCAAGTACGGCTTCCGCTAG